The genomic stretch TGTGACGTTTCAGGCTGGGGGGGCACATATCAATGCGGTACTGGCAGGAGATGCCTGGGCGTTTATTGGTGGACCTGAACGCAATGCCATCGCCAAATTAAAAGGAGCTGAATTACGGGCGATCGCGCATGTGGTCGATCGGGGAAATGTTTATCTTGTTGCAGGGAGTCATCTCAACATTGCGCCAGAAAAGCGTCAGCAAAATTTAGCGGAGCTGTTGCAGGGAAAGCGAATTGCCGTCAGTTCCTATGGCAGCACTCCAAATTCTATCCTCCGCTACGTTCTGTCAAAGCAGGAGCTAGACCCGCAGAAGGACGTAACGCTGATTGAAGGAGAACATACAGCAGCCCTTGCCGCAGTGAAAACACAGCAGTCAGATTTCGCACTGACGACAGAGCCAATCTTAACGCAAGGGATTCGTCAGGGAATTTGGGGCGAGCCTGTTTACAGCGTTCCCGAAGAACTGGGGTCGTATGCTTTCTCGACGATTAATGTCCGTCAACAGACGATCGACCAGGAACCAGAGACGATAGAACGGTTTACTCGCGCCCTGTATCAATCTATTCGATTTGTTTATGACCACCCGGACAAAACGTTTGAGATTGCAGCGAAAGAATTTCCGATGATGTCGAAGGATGATCTCAAAGCAACCCTTGATCGCGCATTTGCCGATCGGCTCTGGAGTCCGGACGGAATCGTTAAGCCGGAAGCCTGGAAGACAGGACATGACGTTGTGCGAAGGGCAAATATTTTGAAAGAGGATGTTTCCTACGATGCGATCATGGATATGCGTTTTATGAAATCGGCAATTCCCGGTTCCCGCTTATAGGACAATTATCCTTAGTTTCTACCCTTCAATCAGATTCATGGTGCAGCCCTGGGACGATATTATTCCAAATGCGGATAGGATGAGCTTTCGCTCTGGCTCGCGAGGGGTGGAATGCACCCTAGAAGCGGGAATAAAGCCTGCTCTGCTGGTTGTAGACATGACGCGAGCCTTTGTTGACAGCCGCTATCCGACCGGGTGGAGTGAAACAGGTGATCCCGCAGTTGAAGCAAACTATAGGCTGTTGAATGCTGCCCGCAACGCGGCGATCCCCATTTATTTCACGAAGGGTTATGCAGAGCCAGACTATAAACCTAAACCCGCCCAGCGAGGACGATGGAAAACCGGAAAACGACCTCCTGTTGATCCCGCTTTACCGCCTGGCGATGTGATTGTGGAAAAGCTCACTCCCTTTCCAGAAGAAATCGTAATTGATAAGCAGTCAAAGCCCAGCGGCTTTTTTGGGACAGCGCTAGCATCCTATCTGATTTATGAAGGCGTGGATACGGTGATTGTTACTGGAATGACGACGAGTGGCTGCGTGAGGGCAACGGTGCTTGATGCCTTTCAGTACAATTTTAATGTCATTATTCCCCACGAGTGCTGCGCTGATCGCAGTCAAATTTCCCACAAAGTCAGCCTGTTTGATCTGCACATGAAATATGCAGATGTGGTTTCTGTAGATATGGCGATCGATTACCTGATGAAAATTAAAGACAAATTACAAAAAGACAAATTACAAAAAGAATAGATGTTGCTAACCCAATATAGGCAGTTTCTTATACTAGCTATATAAAATTGCTTTAGAATTAGCAAAACTTGCAGCACAAGGCAGCGATCGTGAATGTCCTTAGTGCCCTGCTTCCCATTAGAACAATCTATTTCTCCATGCGACATCATCCTGAAAGCACAGGATTTATGCTGGTTCTCCGACAGCAGCCAGCCTTAATTCCTCTGCTAATCATTGTCATGTGCGTCATGATGGGTATGGGATTGCTGATTCCCGTACTTTCTCTTTATGCTTCCAGTTTTAATGTCAGTACTGTAATGGTTGGAATGACTGTTACCGTATTTGGATTGGCTCGCCTGATAGTTGACATTCCGGCAGGAACGCTTTCAGAGCGATATGGACGACGGAAATTATTGTGGAGTGGTCCGGGACTTTTAGCAATTGCATCGTTTGCAGCAGGGGCAACGCATAGCTTCACCTGGCTTTTAATTTGGCGATTTGTTCAGGGTATCGGTTCAGCCCTTTATATGACTGCGGCAATGGCAGCCGTTGCAGATCTCAGCACCCCTGAAACGCGTGGGCGAACCATGGCTCTTTACCAAACTGCACTGCTAACAGGCACTTCTATTGGACCCGTGGTAGGTGGTTTTGCTGCCAGGATTTGGGGATATACTGCTCCGTTCTGGCTATTCGGTATCGTTTCCTCGATCGGGGCACTGGTTGCATTCTGCTTGGTTGCAGAAACCCTCAACCGGGACTTAACAGCCAGCTCTGCTTCCGGAGAAGAGACACCTCTCGGAGGACTCAAAGATTTGCGCTTACTGCTTTCCAGCCGCAGATTTTTGCTGATCACCGTCGTGTCATTTGCTATCTTTTTTACCCGAACGGCTGCAAAATTTACGCTGATCCCCTTAATCGGACTCGATCGGTTTCAGATGAACTCAGATACGATCGGGCTAATTTTGACGGTTGCAACACTGGCTAACTTTCTAACGCTGCCGCTTGCAGGAAAATTAATGGACAGATACGGCAGAAGGATTGCGATCGTTCCTGCTCAAATCGCCTGTGCTGTCGCTTTAATTCTCGTTGCCTGGGCACCGTTCCCTGGTCTTTTCTGGATTGCCATCGTTATCCTGGGGATTGCCATGGGAGTTAGTTCTCCGGCTGCTGCTGCCTATGCTGCCGATGTTGCGCCTCAAGCGAAGTTTGGACCTGCGATGGGACTGTTAAGAGCAATTAGCGATTTGGGATTTATGGCTGGACCCGTTTTTGTCGGAACAGTTGCCGATCTCACCCCTTATGCTCATGCCGGTGGACTCCTGTTTAACAGTATCTTGGTGATTATCTCAACCCTGCTTTTTGCAGTTTTGACCAGAGAGCCACGGTCTACTGAAGTCTAAGCCAGACTTGGATCTGCCCAGATATTGGCTTGTTTGCAAAATTGATTTCCAATTTATCGACTTCAGCTGATCGATCGTATCAGGTTCACCTTCTTTGCGTTTTATCTCCGGTGAACATTCGATTGCAGCGTTGTTCCGTTCATTGAGAAGCGGCATACGGCTCATTGCTAAATCTAATTGCATCTGTCACTCCATACACTATTCCCATGAATGCGTTCATACAATAATTGCGCTGACTTCAAAACTAGTTTGAAGTAAAGATTAAGTGAGGAGTGAATTAGCAATGTCCAAAGTGATGCACAAGCTCATCCATCGGCTGTTTCCAGGAATATTTTTAGTGAGTCCTGCTGTTCTTGCTGTTCCACTGGCGGTTCACTCTCTACCCGTGACTGCCTTAGCCGCCAACTCCTCTGAAGTGCGAATTGCTCAAGCCGAAGCAGCGACCGAATTGCCAAAGGTTAAAATCCTGACAACAGGAGGGACGATCGCCAGTCGTGGAGCAACACCGCTCACCCTATCAGACTATACGGCTGGTCGAGTGCAGGGAAACGCGCTAGTCGAAGCTGTACCGGAAATTCAGAACTTTGCCAACGTGGAAGTTGAAGAAATTGCCAATATTGGGAGTCCCAATATGACCGGCGAAATTTGGCTGCAAATGGCAAATCGAATCAACGAAATTTTTGCCACTGAACCGGATGTGGCAGGGGTTGTGATTACCCACGGAACGAACACGCTGGAAGAAACTTCCTTCTTTCTACACCTCACTGTTAAATCAGATAAGCCCGTCGTGCTGGTTGGGGCGCAACGACCCGCAACGGCAATTAGTGCCGATGGTCCACTCAATTTGATTAATGCTGTTCGGGTTGCTGCTGCGCCTCAGTCTCGTGGCATGGGCACACTGCTCGTCATGAACGACCAAATCAACTCTGCCAGAGATGTAACGAAAACAAATACCTTTCGTCTGGAAACGTTTCAGTCTGGGGAATTAGGATTTCTTGGATATGCAGACTCCGATCGTGTCGTGTACTATCGCGCTCCAATGCGTCGCCATACAGTGCAGTCGGAATTTGATATCACCAATATCACGGAACTACCGAGAGTCGATATTGTTTACTCCTATGCTGAAGCCCCTCGTGAAACCGTTGATGTACTCGTTGAAGCAGGAGCGAAGGGAATTATTCTGGCAGGAACAGGAGCAGGCGGAGCGGCACCCCGTGAGTTTGAAGGGCTACAGGAAGCGGTTCAAAATGGAGTTGCGGTGATCGCATCAAGCCGTGTTGGTAATGGTCGAGTTCTCGATCGCCAAAGGTATAACGATGCAGG from Leptolyngbya ohadii IS1 encodes the following:
- a CDS encoding MFS transporter, producing the protein MQHKAAIVNVLSALLPIRTIYFSMRHHPESTGFMLVLRQQPALIPLLIIVMCVMMGMGLLIPVLSLYASSFNVSTVMVGMTVTVFGLARLIVDIPAGTLSERYGRRKLLWSGPGLLAIASFAAGATHSFTWLLIWRFVQGIGSALYMTAAMAAVADLSTPETRGRTMALYQTALLTGTSIGPVVGGFAARIWGYTAPFWLFGIVSSIGALVAFCLVAETLNRDLTASSASGEETPLGGLKDLRLLLSSRRFLLITVVSFAIFFTRTAAKFTLIPLIGLDRFQMNSDTIGLILTVATLANFLTLPLAGKLMDRYGRRIAIVPAQIACAVALILVAWAPFPGLFWIAIVILGIAMGVSSPAAAAYAADVAPQAKFGPAMGLLRAISDLGFMAGPVFVGTVADLTPYAHAGGLLFNSILVIISTLLFAVLTREPRSTEV
- a CDS encoding asparaginase, which translates into the protein MSKVMHKLIHRLFPGIFLVSPAVLAVPLAVHSLPVTALAANSSEVRIAQAEAATELPKVKILTTGGTIASRGATPLTLSDYTAGRVQGNALVEAVPEIQNFANVEVEEIANIGSPNMTGEIWLQMANRINEIFATEPDVAGVVITHGTNTLEETSFFLHLTVKSDKPVVLVGAQRPATAISADGPLNLINAVRVAAAPQSRGMGTLLVMNDQINSARDVTKTNTFRLETFQSGELGFLGYADSDRVVYYRAPMRRHTVQSEFDITNITELPRVDIVYSYAEAPRETVDVLVEAGAKGIILAGTGAGGAAPREFEGLQEAVQNGVAVIASSRVGNGRVLDRQRYNDAGIIPGDNLLPQKARILLMLALTQTSDPAEIRRIFEEY
- a CDS encoding ABC transporter substrate-binding protein; translated protein: MKLSRSGNEAVIQGEGRKRGFPSGWSFSCFAWSFVNWQFQWRRWKQFGLVLLALTAFSCSVAIVPDDNSNLTKLAIAEPLHGTGYLPLYVGIHQKFFEKEGLDVEAVTFQAGGAHINAVLAGDAWAFIGGPERNAIAKLKGAELRAIAHVVDRGNVYLVAGSHLNIAPEKRQQNLAELLQGKRIAVSSYGSTPNSILRYVLSKQELDPQKDVTLIEGEHTAALAAVKTQQSDFALTTEPILTQGIRQGIWGEPVYSVPEELGSYAFSTINVRQQTIDQEPETIERFTRALYQSIRFVYDHPDKTFEIAAKEFPMMSKDDLKATLDRAFADRLWSPDGIVKPEAWKTGHDVVRRANILKEDVSYDAIMDMRFMKSAIPGSRL
- a CDS encoding isochorismatase family protein, which gives rise to MVQPWDDIIPNADRMSFRSGSRGVECTLEAGIKPALLVVDMTRAFVDSRYPTGWSETGDPAVEANYRLLNAARNAAIPIYFTKGYAEPDYKPKPAQRGRWKTGKRPPVDPALPPGDVIVEKLTPFPEEIVIDKQSKPSGFFGTALASYLIYEGVDTVIVTGMTTSGCVRATVLDAFQYNFNVIIPHECCADRSQISHKVSLFDLHMKYADVVSVDMAIDYLMKIKDKLQKDKLQKE